A stretch of the Neofelis nebulosa isolate mNeoNeb1 chromosome 1, mNeoNeb1.pri, whole genome shotgun sequence genome encodes the following:
- the LOC131487878 gene encoding protein POLR1D-like: MEEDQELERKAIEELLKEAKRGKTRAETMGPMGWMKCPLAGANKRFLINTIKNTLPSHKEQDPEPKEATKAPAKSQSRKEEHRKGHRGHPYKPRSQGRGARGPSPPRKRSSPERGPARGLARGPGRGPSRYEKRSDKR; this comes from the exons GAAAGCAATTGAAGAATTGCTTAAAGAGGCAAAACGTGGCAAAACGAGAGCAGAAACGATGGGACCTATGGGTTG GATGAAGTGCCCCCTCGCCGGCGCGAATAAGAGATTTCTGATTAACACGATTAAGAACACGCTGCCCTCCCACAAAGAGCAGGACCCTGAGCCGAAAGAGGCCACGAAGGCACCTGCGAAAAGCCAGAGCCGGAAGGAAGAGCACCGCAAGGGGCACCGAGGCCACCCTTACAAGCCCCGCTCCCAGGGCCGGGGCGCGCGCGGCCCCTCGCCCCCGCGGAAGCGGAGCAGCCCGGAGAGGGGCCCGGCGAGGGGCCTGGCGAGGGGCCCGGGAAGGGGCCCGTCGAGGTACGAGAAGCGGTCCGACAAGCGGTGA